The following are from one region of the Salvia splendens isolate huo1 chromosome 2, SspV2, whole genome shotgun sequence genome:
- the LOC121769838 gene encoding 60S ribosomal protein L2, mitochondrial-like — protein sequence MSRRFFSLSLYWCGRDGGIEEMPSLKSMMNQMLTLDISSQYGSCMSLSNMRIGMHIHNVELRPGQGGKLMRAAGTSANILTEPNRSVRYCEIVLPSGKKRLIDKRCRAMIGAVSNPEHGTKKLRKAGQSLWLGIRPTVRGVAMNPVDHPHGGGEGKSKSSGKHGHCSRTPWGKPTKSGYKTSRTKKRKI from the exons ATGTCTCGGCGCTTCTTCTCGCTCTCTCTCTActg GTGCGGGCGTGATGGTGGAATCGAAGAAATGCCATCTTTGAAGTCGATGATGAACCAGATGTTGACTCTTGACATAAGCTCTCAATATGGGAGCTGTATGTCACTGTCAAATATGAGAATCGGGATGCACATTCACAACGTTGAGCTCCGCCCAGGGCAGGGTGGGAAACTCATGCGAGCTGCAGGGACCTCTGCAAATATACTTACTGAACCGAATAGATCAGTCAG GTATTGTGAGATAGTGCTGCCTTCTGGAAAGAAGAGATTGATAGACAAGAGATGCCGGGCAATGATAGGGGCAGTGTCAAACCCTGAGCACGGAACAAAGAAGCTGAGAAAGGCAGGGCAATCACTGTGGCTGGGGATAAGGCCCACAGTGAGAGGTGTGGCAATGAACCCAGTCGACCACCCCCATGGTGGTGGTGAAGGAAAGAGCAAGAGTAGTGGGAAACACGGGCATTGCTCGCGGACGCCGTGGGGGAAACCTACCAAGTCTGGATACAAGACTTCCCGTACTAAGAAGAGAAAGATTTAG
- the LOC121762004 gene encoding acetolactate synthase small subunit 1, chloroplastic-like, producing the protein MAAAATHSALFGASAYSSDLIPKPEITPRSVKLPSNPRRRVAVSAQGANGDNNQQNDAVISVSDAPLFGSTNSVSRQKVKRHTVSVFVGDESGMINRIAGVFARRGYNIESLAVGLNRDKALFTIVVSGTERVLQQVMEQLQKLVNVLKVEDISQEPQVERELMLIKINADPEYRAEVMWLVDIFRAKIVDISDRSLTIEVTGDPGKMVAVQRNLSKFGIREIARTGKIALRREKMGESAPFWRFSAASYPDLEVKPASTISKPVNVTHVAESSAGGDVYPVESDDGNFINQVLDAHWGVLNEDDTSGLRSHTLTMVVNDVPGVLNLVTGVFARRGYNIQSLAVGHSEVEGLSRITTVVPGTDESIAKLVQQLYKLVDLHEVRDLTHLPFAERELMLIKIAVNATARRNVLDIASIFRAKAIDVSDHTITLELTGDLDKMVALQRLLEPYGICEVARTGRVALVRESGVDSKYLRGYSFPV; encoded by the exons ATGGCGGCTGCTGCTACTCACTCTGCGTTATTTGGCGCTTCTGCGTATTCAAGCGACCTAATCCCCAAGCCTGAAATTACCCCCCGCTCCGTCAAATTACCGTCAAATCCGAGAAGAAGAGTTGCGGTTTCTGCTCAAGGCGCTAATGGCGATAACAATCAGCAAAACGACGCCGTTATCTCCGTCTCGGATGCTCCTCTCTTCGGAAGCACCAATTCCGTCTCCAGACAAAA GGTGAAACGTCACACAGTTTCTGTGTTTGTGGGTGATGAAAGTGGGATGATAAATCGGATTGCTGGAGTGTTTGCTAGGAGAGGGTATAACATTGAATCCCTTGCAGTGGGGCTGAACAGGGATAAGGCTTTATTCACTATAGTTGTATCTGGAACTGAAAGGGTGCTACAGCAGGTTATGGAGCAGCTTCAGAAGCTCGTCAATGTATTGAAG GTTGAAGACATCTCGCAGGAGCCTCAAGTGGAACGAGAGTTGATGCTTATCAAAATTAATGCTGATCCAGAATACAGAGCAGAG GTTATGTGGCTTGTGGACATATTTAGGGCAAAAATTGTTGACATCTCTGATCGCTCTCTTACCATTGAG GTTACTGGAGATCCAGGGAAGATGGTTGCAGTGCAGAGGAATTTAAGTAAATTCGGAATTAGAGAGATTGCTAGGACAGGAAAG ATCGCCTTGAGAAGGGAAAAGATGGGTGAATCTGCTCCTTTTTGGAGGTTCTCGGCTGCTTCTTATCCAGATCTTGAAGTAAAGCCTGCTAGTACTATTTCAAAGCCTGTTAATGTGACTCATGTTGCAGAATCATCTGCTGGG GGAGATGTTTATCCTGTGGAATCTGATGATGGAAATTTTATCAATCAAGTTCTTGATGCTCACTGGGGAGTGCTGAACGAGGATGAT ACTAGTGGGCTTCGCTCTCACACTCTTACGATGGTTGTAAATGATGTTCCCGGAGTCCTTAATCTTGTCACAGGGGTTTTTGCTCGAAGAGGATATAATATACAA AGTTTAGCTGTTGGTCATTCTGAAGTTGAAGGCCTATCACGCATTACTACTGTCGTACCTGGTACAGATGAATCAATTGCCAAGTTGGTACAGCAACTTTATAAGTTAGTGGATCTTCATGAG GTCCGAGATCTTACACACTTACCTTTTGCTGAGCGAGAACTGATGTTGATCAAAATTGCTGTAAATGCTACTGCTCGCCGGAATGTTCTTGACATTGCTAGCATATTTAGAGCCAAAGCCATTGATGTCTCCGATCACACTATCACCCTCGAG CTGACTGGAGATTTGGACAAGATGGTTGCCTTGCAAAGACTTTTGGAACCATATGGCATTTGTGAG GTTGCTCGAACAGGCAGAGTGGCTCTGGTGCGAGAATCAGGAGTCGATTCGAAGTACCTCCGTGGATACTCATTTCCAGTGTGA